GCGTCCCTCGGCCACGGACTTTTCCAGATCCCGGTGGGTCGCGGCAACGATACGCACATCCACAGATACCGGTTTTACCCCACCGACCGGTTCAAATTCCTTCTCCTGCAGCACCCGTAAAAGTTTGGCCTGCAGGCTTGCTTTCATATCGCCGATCTCGTCCAGAAAAAGGGTGCCGCCTTCAGCATATTGAAGCCGGCCCATTTTCGCTTGTGTGGCACCGGTAAAGGCTCCCTTGACATAGCCGAACAGTTCGCTTTCCAGAAGATCCTCGGGGATGGCGGCGCAGTTGACCGGCACGAAATTTTTGCGACTGCGCGGACCGTGCGCGTGAATGGCGCGGGCCACCAGTTCTTTACCGGTACCGCTTTCGCCGAGTACCAGTACGGATGAATCGCCCTCGGCCGCGAGTTTTTCTATGTTGTTGAAGAGTTGCCGCATTTTCGGAGCCTGCCCGATGATACCGTGAAAGCCGTCGGATTTCCGGAATTTGCGTGCTTTTATTTCTCCCTTGGTGAGAAGGTCATGATGCTGTAAGGCACGAGAGGTGGCAATGATGGTTTCTTCGTGATTGTAAGGCGTGTTGAGGCAGAAAAACGCCCCGCGTCTGAGTGATTCCAGAGCCATGCCGCGATGGTCGACAGGGACCCCGACGATGGTGACGATTTGAGAGTTGTGCTGCGAAGCTTTCTTCAGCAGTTCCAGACCCTCGTTGCTCGGCGCGAAGAGATCCGTAAGGATCACGGACACTTCATCATCCTGCAATAACTTAAGGGCCTCTGCGGGGGAGTCGGATTCGAGCACTGTGCAGTCGACTGTTCTGCGAATAGCTACGGCAAGCTCACTTCTTTCTTTGGGATCTTTATGGACAAGAAGAACGCTACGCAAAGAATAAAACATGCTCACCTGTTTGGTTTGGAAATAGTTATTGGATATATCTAAGTTGCCTTCGGTTTGTATGCCAAAGGAAACATCCTGCAAAAGTACGTCAATATACTAACAAAAAAACAGTCTAAGTAAAAATCCTTTTTGAACAAATCGGGGAGTATAGCCGATCTTGTCGGGGCCTTGGCAGGGTATCCGGGAGTTCGGTGGAAATAACCCGGGGCAGTTGGTGACGGTGTTCTGCTAGACGCGGATGTCCAATCGGGAGGCGAGGGGGAGGCTTTGGTCGGCGGCCATTTTCTGCTGCTGTGCGTACATTGTGCGTACCATGTTTCGGGAGGTCGGGGTTTCCCCGCTAGGATCGGGTGTCGACAGGGGGGCGGCTTCGGTTTCGGTTCGGGGCGCCGGCAGGGCCGGGGCGTAAATATCGGCGGATCGGGGGATCAG
This DNA window, taken from Syntrophotalea carbinolica DSM 2380, encodes the following:
- a CDS encoding sigma-54-dependent transcriptional regulator, which codes for MFYSLRSVLLVHKDPKERSELAVAIRRTVDCTVLESDSPAEALKLLQDDEVSVILTDLFAPSNEGLELLKKASQHNSQIVTIVGVPVDHRGMALESLRRGAFFCLNTPYNHEETIIATSRALQHHDLLTKGEIKARKFRKSDGFHGIIGQAPKMRQLFNNIEKLAAEGDSSVLVLGESGTGKELVARAIHAHGPRSRKNFVPVNCAAIPEDLLESELFGYVKGAFTGATQAKMGRLQYAEGGTLFLDEIGDMKASLQAKLLRVLQEKEFEPVGGVKPVSVDVRIVAATHRDLEKSVAEGRFREDLYYRLNVIPLQIPPLRKRKEDISLLIERFVGIYNRKKKNPFKGFSDDALQALKQYPWPGNVRELENLVQRMSIFFAGQSVSRKDLPEKYQGCDEAQQQPVQEQENSISLEDGGVDFNLLVNRFENQLILQALNVTGGNKREAAKLLNLKRTTLIEKLKRKNILTDN